The proteins below come from a single Eremothecium sinecaudum strain ATCC 58844 chromosome II, complete sequence genomic window:
- the AIM23 gene encoding Aim23p (Syntenic homolog of Ashbya gossypii ACR262C; Syntenic homolog of Saccharomyces cerevisiae YJL131C (AIM23)), which yields MIYDRVLLKHTIPRIFRQASARLLHNKGRLANGNAGLFSNLNGFLDRPVNNRIPRTSPRKQYRQDYDRSRKFDIKWNNGSYRAQEAAKSVTDKVVDLRRDGKITVILSNGELLRSNIFQLAKTLNLDEQGILFLKSGEDYDGKPLPVVKVVDARTAKNAYSDMLAKKRTQEMLDMGLNANRAGVSTKAKDTTKNIKVSWQISDSDLGNQKLNEIVSQLNKGHKVMLFICEKESNKMDPIIPKTELNDFKRLPDKVVKRREEIMKTLNIIVSDHTSNVTVEGNINSRIIMKLQPKKVKTMSAKEKRTMKEERKKERREKLQKRAEKAKQQLQIQEGGAEE from the coding sequence ATGATATATGATCGTGTGTTATTAAAGCATACCATACCTAGAATATTCAGGCAAGCTTCAGCTAGGCTTTTGCACAATAAAGGAAGACTTGCAAACGGCAATGCTGGTCTCTTCTCCAACTTGAATGGCTTTCTCGACAGACCTGTAAATAATAGAATACCGAGGACCAGCCCGAGAAAGCAGTATAGACAGGATTACGATAGAAGTAGAAAGTTTGATATTAAATGGAATAATGGTTCTTATAGGGCACAGGAAGCTGCGAAAAGCGTTACTGATAAAGTTGTAGATCTTCGCAGAGATGGTAAAATAACGGTTATTCTGTCCAACGGTGAGCTTCTTCGGTCTAATATCTTCCAGCTAGCGAAGACTTTGAACTTGGATGAGCAGGGAATCTTGTTTTTGAAGTCTGGTGAGGACTATGATGGAAAGCCTTTACCAGTAGTTAAGGTGGTGGATGCGCGCACAGCGAAGAATGCGTACTCAGACATGTTGGCTAAAAAAAGGACACAAGAAATGTTAGACATGGGCTTAAATGCGAATAGAGCTGGAGTCTCTACGAAGGCAAAGGATACGACGAAAAATATCAAGGTTTCTTGGCAGATTTCTGACTCCGATCTGGGAAATCAAAAACTTAATGAAATCGTTTCTCAGCTAAACAAAGGACATAAGGTCATGCTGTTTATCTGCGAGAAAGAATCGAATAAAATGGATCCTATCATACCAAAGACCGAATTGAATGATTTCAAGAGGTTGCCAGATAAGGTTGTAAAACGCCGCGAGGAAATTATGAAAACGCTTAATATTATCGTCAGCGATCACACTTCGAATGTTACTGTTGAAGGAAACATAAATAGTAGAATCATTATGAAGTTACAGCCCAAGAAAGTCAAAACTATGTCAGCTAAAGAGAAGCGCACGATGAAAGAAGAGCGTAAGAAGGAGAGACGAGAGAAGTTGCAGAAAAGAGCCGAAAAGGCAAAACAGCAATTGCAAATCCAAGAAGGTGGAGCTGAGGAGTAG
- the URA2 gene encoding bifunctional carbamoylphosphate synthetase/aspartate transcarbamylase (Syntenic homolog of Ashbya gossypii ACR263C; Syntenic homolog of Saccharomyces cerevisiae YJL130C (URA2); 1-intron in Ashbya gossypii): MSDLVPIAPIAPPMESTGDRLMTLEMKDGTVVQGYSFGAPVEAAGELVFQTGMVGYPESITDPSYEGQILVITYPLVGNYGVPDRNLKDEIVESLPRYFESNRIHVAGLVVAHYTEEYSHWLANSSLGQWLKEEGIPALYGVDTRALTKHLRDSGSMLGRISIQKPGSDHAAAMSADWRAHFEIPKWLDPNTENLVAKVSVKEPKVYYPDEEHAIKKPDGKTFRILAIDVGMKYNQIRCFVRRGVELIVVPWDYDFTKEEYDGLFISNGPGDPAVLGELSARLSNVLKAKTHPVFGICLGHQLVARAAGASTTKLKFGNRGHNIPCNSTISGRCYITSQNHGFAVDVNTLTPGWKPLFVNANDGSNEGIYHEELPYFSVQFHPECTPGPEDTQFLFDVFIKTVVDFKKTQQLKAVEFPGGLLDDHLNANPRLDPKKVLVLGSGGLSIGQAGEFDYSGSQAIKALKEEGIYTILINPNIATIQTSKGLADKVYFLPVTAEFVRKVIMHERPDAIYCTFGGQTALSVGIEMKDEFEVLGIKVLGTPIETIITTEDRELFSNAMDEINEKCAKSKAASTVQEALDAVKDIGYPVIVRAAYALGGLGSGFASNEKELVDLCNVAFASSPQVLVERSMKGWKEIEYEVVRDAFDNCITVCNMENFDPLGIHTGDSIVVAPSQTLSDEDYNMLRTTAVRVIRHLGVVGECNIQYALNPFSKEYCIIEVNARLSRSSALASKATGYPLAYTAAKLGLRIPLNEVKNSITQSTCACFEPSLDYCVVKMPRWDLKKFTRVSTLLSSSMKSVGEVMSIGRTFEEAIQKAIRSTEYSNLGFGEVDMDIDIDYELRNPSDLRIFAIANAFAKLGYSVDKVWEMTKIDKWFLNKLYSLVNFGKHLKSFGTKEALPALVLRQAKQLGFDDRQIAKALESNEVAIRRLRKEHNIVPYVKQIDTVAAEFPAHTNYLYMTYNAAEHDLEFKDNGVMVLGSGVYRIGSSVEFDWCAVTTVRTLRENKIKTIMVNYNPETVSTDYDEADRLYFETINLERILDIYEVESSAGVIVSMGGQTSNNIAMSLHRENVKILGTSPEMIDSAENRYKFSRMLDQIGVDQPAWKELTSIDEAEDFANEVGYPVLVRPSYVLSGAAMNTAYSKDDLESYLNQAVEVSRDYPVVITKYIENAKEIEMDAVARDGEMIMHVVSEHVENAGVHSGDATLIVPPQDLEPQTVKRIVDATAKIGRALKITGPYNIQFIAKNNEIKVIECNVRASRSFPFISKVVGVNLINLSTRAILGLPVTPYPVEKLPEDYVAVKVPQFSFPRLAGADPVLGVEMASTGEVATFGHSKYEAYLKSLLSTGFKLPKKNVLLSIGSYKEKQEMLPSVEKLYNMGYKLFATAGTADFLSEHGIPVQYLEFLNDGDDEKYEYSLTQHLANNKIDLYINLPSANRFRRPASYVSKGYKTRRLAVDYSVPLVTNVKCAKLLIEAIFRNLSLDVSARDAQTSHRTVTVPGLINISSYVPNISNVVQGPAELKETTRVSLESGFTFSQIMPKSTSGPVITDGVSLKVATSVAEKSAYTNFSFTIAATPNNIEDVAAEAGKTTALFLPYRGLTDKVSSVADHLKNWPVDKQIIAEAKTSDLASVLLLASLQNRPIHITGVSQKEDLSLIMTVKEKQSTVTCDVNIHALFVSQDDYPEALFLPTKEDQDFLWRNVDAIDVFSIGSLPIALAEVTGNEVATGLGIKEALPLLISAVNNGKLTIDDIVEKLHDNPAKIFNIPEQDAKVELDLDFAFRHTKRWCPYTKGGLKGGVERVVVNDETVVLSGDLITKDAKGTAVVTSVAPISINSFESQFTPIIPHPTTTGRKRFSFSNESLMSVASGDGDLDDAIIDQPLQQRLMSSRPPKELQAPTALQSLIRGNNPFLRRNILSINQFKRSDFHALFAVAQELRSAVEKHGVLDLMKSSVLTVLFYEPSTRTSSSFIAAMERLGGRTVNINTSASSVRKGETLQDTIRTLACYSDAIVLRHPDEMSAHIAAKYSPVPIINGGNGSREHPTQAFLDLFTIREELGTVNGITVTFMGDLKYGRPVHSLCRLLKHYQVRINLVSPKELRLPETLRKELLENGLLGVESKELTNEIISRSDVLYCTRVQQERFKSEEEYLRLKDTYIVENKILSHAKENMVVMHPLPRVSEIREEVDYDHRAAYFRQMKYGLFVRMAVLAMVLGVDM, from the coding sequence atGTCTGATCTCGTTCCTATCGCTCCGATTGCTCCTCCCATGGAGTCTACTGGTGACAGACTGATGACTTTGGAAATGAAAGATGGTACTGTCGTACAAGGCTACTCATTTGGTGCTCCTGTCGAGGCCGCTGGTGAGCTTGTGTTCCAGACCGGTATGGTTGGCTACCCTGAATCCATCACGGATCCTTCCTACGAGGGCCAGATTTTGGTTATAACATATCCTTTAGTTGGTAACTACGGTGTTCCAGACCGTAATTTGAAGGACGAAATTGTGGAATCGCTACCGCGTTATTTTGAGTCTAACAGGATTCACGTTGCCGGTCTAGTTGTTGCTCATTATACTGAGGAATACTCTCACTGGCTTGCCAACTCATCGTTGGGCCAATGGTTAAAAGAGGAAGGTATCCCTGCTCTTTATGGTGTAGATACCAGAGCTCTAACGAAACATTTGAGAGATTCCGGTTCTATGTTGGGTAGAATTTCTATCCAGAAACCGGGATCAGACCATGCAGCTGCTATGTCAGCCGACTGGAGGGCCCACTTCGAGATTCCCAAGTGGCTCGATCCTAACACGGAAAACCTAGTAGCAAAGGTCTCTGTGAAGGAGCCCAAAGTGTATTATCCTGATGAGGAACATGCCATTAAGAAACCTGACGGCAAGACATTCAGAATCTTGGCAATTGATGTTGGTATGAAGTACAATCAAATTCGTTGCTTTGTCCGCAGAGGTGTAGAGTTGATTGTTGTTCCTTGGGACTATGATTTCACGAAAGAGGAATACGACGGTTTGTTTATTTCTAATGGTCCTGGTGATCCTGCGGTCCTAGGCGAGTTGTCCGCAAGGTTATCTAATGTCTTGAAGGCCAAGACCCACCCTGTTTTCGGTATTTGTTTGGGTCACCAATTGGTAGCTAGAGCTGCTGGTGCTTCTACTACTAAGCTAAAGTTCGGTAACAGAGGTCACAATATTCCATGTAATTCTACTATTTCTGGAAGATGTTACATTACTTCACAAAACCATGGTTTTGCTGTTGATGTTAATACGTTAACACCTGGATGGAAACCACTATTTGTTAACGCTAATGACGGTTCGAACGAAGGTATCTACCACGAAGAACTACCCTACTTTTCTGTTCAATTCCACCCCGAATGTACTCCAGGCCCAGAAGACACACAATTTTTGTTTGACGTTTTCATCAAAACTGTTGTGGATTTCAAAAAGACCCAACAACTAAAAGCGGTTGAATTCCCTGGTGGATTGCTGGATGATCATTTGAATGCGAACCCAAGATTAGACCCTAAAAAGGTTTTGGTTTTGGGTTCTGGTGGTTTGTCCATCGGTCAAGCTGGTGAATTTGACTATTCTGGTTCTCAAGCAATTAAAGCTttgaaagaagaaggcATCTACACAATCTTAATTAATCCAAATATCGCCACTATCCAAACTTCGAAGGGTCTTGCTGACAAGGTTTATTTCTTACCGGTTACGGCGGAGTTTGTCAGGAAAGTTATCATGCATGAGCGTCCTGATGCCATTTACTGTACATTTGGTGGTCAAACTGCTTTGTCGGTTGGTATTGAAATGAAAGATGAATTCGAAGTTCTAGGTATTAAAGTTTTGGGTACTCCTATAGAAACTATTATCACCACCGAAGATCGTGAATTGTTCTCAAACGCCATGGATGAAATTAACGAAAAATGTGCCAAGTCAAAGGCCGCTTCTACTGTACAGGAGGCCCTAGATGCGGTGAAAGACATTGGATATCCAGTCATTGTTCGTGCTGCTTATGCTTTAGGTGGTTTAGGATCAGGGTTTGCTTCTAACGAAAAGGAATTGGTTGACCTATGTAATGTCGCCTTTGCATCGTCTCCTCAAGTTTTAGTTGAAAGGTCCATGAAAGGCTGGAAGGAAATCGAATATGAGGTTGTTCGTGACGCCTTTGATAACTGTATTACTGTTTGTAATATGGAGAACTTCGATCCACTTGGAATCCACACAGGTGACTCCATCGTTGTTGCTCCCTCTCAAACTTTATCAGATGAAGACTATAATATGTTGAGAACTACTGCAGTCAGGGTTATTAGACATTTGGGCGTTGTTGGTGAATGTAACATCCAATACGCTTTAAACCCATTTTCCAAGGAGTATTGTATTATTGAAGTTAATGCCCGTTTATCACGTTCGTCTGCTTTGGCATCTAAAGCTACTGGTTACCCACTTGCATACACTGCTGCTAAGTTGGGTTTGAGAATTCCATTGAACGAAGTTAAAAACTCTATTACACAAAGTACATGTGCTTGTTTTGAACCATCATTGGATTACTGTGTCGTTAAGATGCCAAGATGGGATTTAAAGAAGTTTACTCGTGTGTCAACTTTGTTATCATCTTCCATGAAATCTGTCGGTGAGGTCATGAGTATTGGTAGAACATTTGAAGAGGCCATCCAGAAGGCCATCAGATCTACTGAGTATTCGAACCTAGGGTTTGGTGAAGTCGATATGGATATTGATATCGATTATGAGTTGCGCAATCCATCTGATTTGCGTATCTTTGCAATTGCCAATGCATTTGCAAAGTTAGGTTACTCTGTTGATAAGGTATGGGAGATGACCAAGATCGACAAGTGGTTCTTGAACAAGTTATATTCTTTAGTTAACTTCGGCAAGCACTTGAAATCATTTGGTACAAAAGAAGCCTTACCAGCATTAGTTTTGAGACAAGCCAAACAATTAGGCTTTGATGATAGGCAAATCGCTAAGGCATTAGAGTCAAATGAGGTAGCAATCCGTCGTTTAAGAAAAGAACACAATATTGTTCCATATGTTAAACAAATTGATACTGTTGCAGCAGAATTCCCAGCCCATACCAATTACTTGTATATGACGTACAATGCAGCTGAACATGACTTGGAATTTAAAGACAATGGTGTTATGGTTCTTGGATCAGGTGTTTACCGTATTGGTTCTTCTGTAGAATTTGATTGGTGTGCCGTTACTACTGTCAGAACTTTACGTGAGAATAAAATTAAAACCATTATGGTTAACTATAACCCTGAAACCGTGTCCACCGACTACGACGAAGCTGATAGATTATACTTTGAAACTATAAACTTAGAAAGGATTCTAGATATTTATGAAGTTGAATCCTCAGCTGGTGTTATCGTTTCAATGGGTGGCCAAACTTCCAACAATATTGCTATGTCTCTACACCGTGAAAATGTGAAGATTTTGGGTACCTCGCCTGAAATGATTGACTCAGCAGAGAACAGATATAAGTTCTCAAGGATGTTGGATCAAATTGGTGTCGATCAACCAGCTTGGAAGGAATTGACTTCTATTGATGAGGCAGAAGATTTTGCAAACGAGGTTGGATACCCAGTTTTAGTTCGTCCTTCATATGTGTTATCCGGTGCTGCAATGAACACAGCTTACTCAAAGGATGATCTTGAGTCATACTTAAACCAGGCTGTGGAAGTTTCCCGCGATTATCCTGTTGTTATTACAAAATACATTGAAAATGCAAAGGAAATCGAAATGGATGCTGTTGCAAGAGATGGTGAAATGATTATGCATGTGGTTTCAGAACACGTGGAAAACGCCGGTGTTCATTCTGGTGATGCTACATTGATTGTACCTCCACAAGATTTGGAGCCACAGACTGTTAAAAGAATTGTGGATGCTACTGCCAAGATCGGTAGAGCCTTGAAAATCACTGGTCCCTACAATATTCAATTCATTGCTAAGAACAACGAGATTAAGGTTATCGAATGTAATGTCAGAGCTTCGAGATCTTTCCCATTCATATCGAAGGTTGTTGGAGTGAACTTGATTAACTTGTCGACCAGGGCAATCTTGGGCTTACCAGTAACTCCTTATCCAGTAGAAAAGTTACCAGAAGATTATGTTGCTGTTAAGGTTCCACAATTTTCTTTCCCTAGATTGGCAGGTGCTGATCCAGTCCTGGGTGTGGAAATGGCTTCTACCGGTGAAGTTGCAACCTTTGGCCACTCTAAGTACGAGGCATACCTAAAGTCTTTACTATCAACTGGTTTCAAGTTACCTAAGAAAAATGTTTTGTTATCTATTGGGTCTTATAAAGAGAAACAGGAGATGTTACCATCTGTTGAAAAACTATATAACATGGGTTATAAATTGTTTGCCACCGCTGGTACTGCTGATTTCCTATCAGAGCATGGTATTCCAGTTCAATATTTGGAATTCCTAAACGATGGAGACGATGAAAAATACGAATACTCGTTAACTCAACATTTGGCCAACAATAAGATTGATTTGTACATTAATTTGCCATCTGCCAACAGGTTCCGTCGTCCTGCATCTTATGTATCAAAGGGATACAAAACTCGTCGTTTGGCTGTTGACTACTCTGTCCCATTGGTCACTAATGTTAAGTGTGCTAAACTTTTGATTGAGGCTATTTTTAGAAACTTGAGTTTGGACGTCTCTGCAAGAGATGCTCAAACATCACATCGAACTGTTACCGTTCCTGGTTTAATTAACATTTCTTCTTACGTTCCAAATATTTCCAATGTTGTACAAGGTCCAGCCGAATTAAAGGAGACTACACGAGTTTCTCTTGAGTCTGGGTTTACCTTCTCTCAAATAATGCCAAAATCCACATCTGGACCGGTCATTACGGATGGTGTATCTTTGAAAGTTGCAACTTCAGTAGCTGAAAAGTCTGCTTACACCAACTTTAGTTTCACAATAGCTGCCACACCAAACAATATTGAGGATGTAGCTGCTGAAGCTGGAAAGACTACTGCCTTGTTTTTGCCATATCGTGGATTGACCGACAAGGTGTCCAGTGTTGCTGATCATTTGAAGAACTGGCCAGTAGATAAGCAAATCATTGCTGAAGCTAAAACATCAGATCTTGCATCTGTGTTGTTGTTAGCTTCATTGCAAAATAGGCCAATTCATATTACCGGTGTTTCACAAAAGGAAGATTTGTCTCTGATCATGACTGTAAAGGAAAAACAGAGTACTGTCACATGTGATGTTAACATCCATGCTCTATTTGTTTCCCAGGATGACTACCCAGAGGCATTGTTTTTACCAACTAAGGAAGATCAAGATTTCTTGTGGCGTAACGTAGATGCTATTGACGTCTTTTCTATTGGTTCTCTACCAATCGCATTGGCTGAGGTTACGGGCAATGAAGTTGCCACTGGCTTGGGTATTAAAGAAGCTCTACCCTTGTTGATTTCCGCCGTTAACAACGGAAAATTGACAATAGATGACATTGTTGAAAAGTTGCACGATAATCCAGCcaaaattttcaatattCCTGAACAAGACGCCAAGGTAGAGCTTGATTTGGACTTTGCCTTTAGACATACCAAGAGATGGTGTCCTTACACCAAAGGTGGTTTGAAAGGTGGTGTCGAGCGTGTTGTTGTTAACGACGAAACCGTTGTGTTGAGTGGAGATCTAATTACCAAGGATGCGAAGGGTACTGCTGTAGTTACTTCAGTCGCTCCAATTTCAATAAACAGCTTTGAGTCCCAATTTACTCCAATAATTCCACATCCTACAACTACGGGGAGAAAAAGGTTCTCATTTTCTAATGAGAGCCTTATGTCCGTAGCTTCTGGTGACGGTGACCTAGATGACGCAATAATTGACCAGCCATTACAGCAAAGGTTGATGTCGTCAAGACCACCAAAGGAATTGCAAGCTCCAACCGCTCTTCAGAGTCTAATTCGTGGTAACAACCCATTCTTAAGAAGGAACATCTTGTCCATTAATCAATTTAAACGTTCTGATTTCCACGCGCTTTTTGCAGTTGCTCAGGAACTCAGATCTGCCGTGGAAAAACATGGTGTTTTAGATTTGATGAAGAGTAGTGTTTTGACCGTTCTCTTTTATGAGCCATCTACAAgaacttcttcttcgttTATTGCTGCTATGGAGCGCTTGGGTGGTAGAACAGTAAACATTAACACGTCTGCTTCTTCCGTCAGAAAAGGTGAAACCTTGCAGGACACTATAAGAACTTTGGCCTGCTATTCAGATGCTATTGTTTTGAGACATCCAGATGAGATGTCTGCTCACATTGCTGCGAAGTATTCACCAGTGCCAATTATCAATGGTGGAAATGGATCACGTGAACATCCTACACAGGCCTTCTTGGACTTGTTTACTATTCGCGAAGAATTGGGCACTGTTAACGGAATTACCGTCACTTTCATGGGTGACTTGAAATATGGAAGACCAGTGCACTCTCTATGTAGACTTTTGAAGCACTACCAGGTTAGAATTAACCTGGTTTCACCAAAGGAATTGAGATTGCCTGAAACTCTGCGCAAGGAATTACTTGAAAATGGTTTACTGGGAGTTGAAAGTAAAGAATTGACAAACGAAATAATTTCTAGGTCAGATGTTCTGTACTGTACCAGAGTTCAACAAGAGAGATTCAAGAGCGAAGAAGAATACTTACGTTTGAAGGATACCTATAttgttgaaaataaaaTCTTATCCCACGCTAAGGAAAATATGGTCGTTATGCACCCATTGCCTCGTGTTAGCGAGATCCGCGAGGAAGTTGACTATGACCATCGTGCAGCTTACTTTAGACAAATGAAATATGGTTTGTTTGTCAGAATGGCAGTGTTAGCCATGGTGTTGGGTGTTGACATGTAA
- a CDS encoding HBR223Cp (Syntenic homolog of Ashbya gossypii AFL219W; Syntenic homolog of Ashbya gossypii NOHBY615; Weak homolog in Saccharomyces cerevisiae YKL032C (IXR1)), with protein MSLFLRFNCTIPQVQNVFAKQLIANTQRCYSVYGLFLKDTYPNLKKEHPYASFGEVSKMAANKWTMLTDTEKRHYQEQAAKLRTENSEKRAKRPRKTSVKRPPSGYILFSNELRTQIKEQNPSMSPQEIVKLLSEKWNALSNTAKAKYNQMSKDQLELWKTLNA; from the coding sequence ATGTCTTTATTCCTTAGATTTAATTGCACTATACCCCAAGTTCAAAATGTATTTGCCAAACAGCTAATTGCAAATACACAGAGGTGTTACTCTGTATACGGACTGTTCCTAAAGGATACATACCCTAACTTAAAGAAGGAACACCCATATGCTTCGTTTGGGGAGGTTTCGAAGATGGCTGCCAATAAATGGACTATGTTAACCGACACGGAAAAGAGACATTATCAAGAACAGGCGGCTAAACTGCGCACGGAAAACAGTGAAAAGCGGGCAAAACGTCCACGGAAAACATCCGTTAAGAGGCCTCCTTCAGGGTACATTTTGTTTTCTAATGAGTTACGTACTCAGATTAAAGAGCAGAACCCTTCAATGAGCCCTCAAGAGATTGTTAAGTTGCTATCAGAGAAATGGAATGCATTGTCGAATACCGCTAAGGCAAAATACAATCAGATGTCAAAGGATCAACTCGAGCTATGGAAAACACTTAACGCTTGA
- a CDS encoding HBR227Cp (Syntenic homolog of Ashbya gossypii ACR260W; Syntenic homolog of Saccharomyces cerevisiae YJL133W (MRS3) and YKR052C (MRS4)) translates to MDEKELDYESLPESAPLSYQLIAGAFAGVMEHTIMFPIDAIKTRMQAAGNSTAGKFNKISPNMLAYISKISTTEGSFALWKGVQSVILGAGPAHAVYFATYEVCKAHLIDPEDVHTHQPLKTAVSGMVATIAADALMNPFDTIKQRLQLHPNDSMFRCAVRIYQNEGLAAFHYSYPTTLAMNIPFAAINFVIYESTTKFLNPQNTYSPWIHCLCGGISGATCAAITTPLDCIKTVLQVRGSDVVDKQIFRDANTFKKAASAIYQTYRWKGFFRGLKPRVISNMPATAISWTSYEFAKHFLFSWTP, encoded by the coding sequence ATGGATGAAAAGGAACTGGATTATGAATCGCTCCCAGAGAGTGCTCCATTATCATACCAGCTTATTGCGGGTGCATTCGCTGGAGTCATGGAACATACCATTATGTTTCCAATAGATGCTATTAAAACTCGAATGCAAGCCGCTGGGAATAGTACAGCTGGAaaattcaataaaataTCGCCCAATATGCTGGCGTATATATCTAAGATTTCTACTACTGAAGGTTCTTTCGCTTTGTGGAAAGGTGTTCAGTCAGTGATATTGGGTGCTGGTCCAGCACACGCGGTTTACTTTGCTACTTATGAAGTATGCAAAGCTCATCTAATTGATCCAGAGGATGTACATACTCACCAGCCTTTGAAAACGGCGGTCAGTGGGATGGTTGCCACTATTGCAGCAGATGCCTTAATGAACCCCTTTGATACTATAAAACAAAGGCTCCAGCTACATCCCAACGATTCTATGTTCCGGTGTGCAGTGAGAATATATCAAAATGAAGGCCTTGCGGCATTTCACTATTCTTACCCGACGACTCTAGCGATGAATATTCCATTTGCTGCAATTAACTTTGTGATTTACGAGTCTACTACAAAATTTCTCAATCCTCAAAATACATACAGTCCCTGGATACATTGTCTGTGTGGTGGTATTTCCGGTGCCACCTGCGCTGCCATAACTACTCCATTAGACTGCATCAAGACAGTGCTTCAAGTTCGGGGATCAGATGTCGTTGACAAGCAAATATTTAGAGACGCTAATACATTCAAAAAGGCAGCATCTGCGATATATCAGACTTATCGATGGAAAGGCTTCTTTAGAGGTCTAAAGCCAAGGGTTATAAGTAACATGCCTGCCACTGCAATTTCGTGGACATCTTATGAATTTGCAAAACACTTCCTATTTTCGTGGACCCCCTGA
- the HFL1 gene encoding Hfl1p (Syntenic homolog of Ashbya gossypii ACR261C; Syntenic homolog of Saccharomyces cerevisiae YKR051W), producing the protein MRLEYLATWLFKSCVIASVFSVLLSALTMLSQLMNYRIPQQQRLILRIQLLVPIFSITCLLAIIYPNMATILIDPIREVYESFVIYTFFSLLTLLLGGERNILVNIAPKQNALRHPIPVLGRWILPAVDLSDPKAFLAIKRGILQYVWFKPIYCLGMSICQQMKWKVGIRCLVIAYNASASWSLYDLALFWKCLYHELAQYNPWPKFLCVKLIIFASYWQGMIIDLLQYFNVISERPDVNMGYIYQNTSLCLEMIVFALAHRWAFPWTEYSARQIPMGARMKFYYALRDWLGWKDLAWDFKTTFKGSEYTYRNFAATEANSERRQKMINDGLRYTNFGTERHWIKGSPSKYGSITSDEDWLDLIEGIPTYIPEDSKYPVIWDASSRRYTRSIVQLRETMAREFATSLVGV; encoded by the coding sequence ATGAGACTTGAATATTTAGCTACATGGCTATTCAAGTCCTGCGTGATCGCTTCGGTGTTCAGTGTGCTACTTTCAGCACTTACCATGCTCTCACAATTAATGAACTACAGAATACCGCAACAACAGAGGCTAATCCTAAGGATACAATTACTAGTGCCGATTTTTAGCATAACATGCCTACTAGCCATTATATATCCCAATATGGCTACTATCTTAATTGATCCAATTAGAGAGGTTTATGAAAGTTTCGTCATCTACACTTTTTTTAGTTTATTAACGTTATTATTAGGCGGGGAGAGGAACATATTAGTGAATATAGCGCCAAAGCAGAATGCGTTGCGGCATCCTATACCGGTTCTTGGAAGGTGGATTCTTCCTGCGGTGGACCTAAGCGATCCAAAAGCTTTCCTAGCTATCAAACGGGGTATCTTACAGTATGTTTGGTTTAAACCTATATATTGCTTGGGGATGTCGATATGTCAACAAATGAAGTGGAAGGTGGGTATTCGCTGTTTGGTTATAGCCTATAATGCAAGTGCGTCATGGTCATTGTACGACTTGGCTTTGTTCTGGAAATGCTTATACCACGAGCTAGCGCAGTATAATCCGTGGCCTAAGTTTCTATGCGttaaattaataatatttGCTTCTTATTGGCAAGGAATGATTATTGATCTTCTTCAGTATTTTAATGTGATTTCGGAGCGACCAGACGTTAATATGGGTTATATATATCAAAATACAAGTCTATGCCTCGAAATGATAGTATTTGCCCTAGCGCATAGGTGGGCTTTTCCATGGACAGAATATAGTGCCAGACAGATTCCGATGGGAGCAAGAATGAAGTTCTACTATGCATTAAGAGACTGGCTGGGCTGGAAAGATCTAGCTTGGGACTTCAAAACGACATTTAAAGGAAGTGAATACACCTACAGAAACTTCGCTGCTACGGAAGCAAACTCAGAAAGACGACAGAAGATGATTAATGATGGTTTAAGATACACGAACTTTGGCACAGAGAGGCATTGGATAAAAGGTTCACCAAGCAAGTACGGATCTATAACTAGCGACGAAGATTGGTTAGATTTAATTGAGGGAATACCGACTTACATTCCAGAGGACAGTAAATATCCTGTAATATGGGATGCAAGTTCTCGCAGGTATACGAGAAGCATCGTACAATTACGAGAGACTATGGCTCGGGAATTCGCCACTTCTTTAGTTGGTGTTTAG